The genomic window NNNNNNNNNNNNNNNNNNNNNNNNNNNNNNNNNNNNNNNNNNNNNNNNNNNNNNNNNNNNNNNNNNNNNNNNNNNNNNNNNNNNNNNNNNNNNNNNNNNNNNNNNNNNNNNNNNNNNNNNNNNNNNNNNNNNNNNNNNNNNNNNNNNNNNNNNNNNNNNNNNNNNNNNNNNNNNNNNNNNNNNNNNNNNNNNNNNNNNNNNNNNNNNNNNNNNNNNNNNNNNNNNNNNNNNNNNNNNNNNNNNNNNNNNNNNNNNNNNNNNNNNNNNNNNNNNNNNNNNNNNNNNNNNNNNNNNNNNNNNNNNNNNNNNNNNNNNNNNNNNNNNNNNNNNNNNNNNNNNNNNNNNNNNNNNNNNNNNNNNNNNNNNNNNNNNNNNNNNNNNNNNNNNNNNNNNNNNNNNNNNNNNNNNNNNNNNNNNNNNNNNNNNNNNNNNNNNNNNNNNNNNNNNNNNNNNNNNNNNNNNNNNNNNNNNNNNNNNNNNNNNNNNNNNNNNNNNNNNNNNNNNNNNNNNNNNNNNNNNNNNNNNNNNNNNNNNNNNNNNNNNNNNNNNNNNNNNNNNNNNNNNNNNNNNNNNNNNattattgatataaaatatcCTTTCGGATCAAATCGGGTGTATGAAAATATATTTGACCCAATCCAAAGTTACACTTATAAAAATGCCAAATCCAAACACCATGTTAAGGGCAATTtactataataaataatatagaaatcaattttatcaaaatgtataaaataaaaaatggatacaaaaatgtatttttttcatAATCTATATAAATCGCGATAAGAGTATCGCGGTTTAGGTGCAACGAGAAATGAGCATGTTGCGGTTTACGTATGGACGAAAAATGTGCATAAACCACGAGAGGGATGTAGCAGTTTATGCGTTAGTATACAATTTATATAAACAAAGACGGAATAGAACTTTGTTTTATGTTTATATAAACTGTATACTAACGCATAAACTGGCTACACTCCTCTCGCAGTTTATGTTCATTTCTTACACGTAAACCGCAACACCCTTATACCGAATTATATATATTCGTAAGGAAAAGTCTAAGGGGtcagcaacttttgtattttgtggTCAGTATTTaactatcaaaagaaaagtgagtgatgtaatctcacaccattgaatacactattgatggccaattgattgttacaaaacacaaaaattgctgacCCTAGCACTCCTCTATTCGTAAATCGCAGAATTCTTGTCACGGTTTATATagattataaaaaaaatgcatttttggattcatttttcattttgtgcatttttttaaaattggtttctattttatttattacaGTAAATTGACCCCATATTAACTAGTGTTACTGTTACAATGCGGGGTAACCTTCTCGGAACCACCGACAAGCGGCCGAAACCCCTGTCTCCAACGAAGGCGCCACCCATCCTTCCGAGCGAGGTGATCGAGGAGATCCTGGTGAGGGTTCCGGCGAGTACCCTTGTGAAATTGAAGATTGTGTGCAAATCATGGAATGCACTCATCTCCAACCCCGAATTCGCCAGAGACCACCTTCACTGGTCAAGAGCAGATCCAAGCACCCGCCCACGACTGATATATAGCTTTTCAGATGATCGCAAAATCCGATTTTCGAACCCATCCTCCCCTCTTAACGAAGATGGGTTCTTCGAGATGGATGTTGTTCTGGATATCTTGGGTTCCTGCAATGGCTTGATCTGCCTCCGCTGGATTACCGGTTATCTGCGGCAATCCATCACCATCAGATTGTGGAATCCCTGTACCAGATCAGCATCCGATTGGTTGAAAATTGAGTCGCAACCGGGTGACATGTATGGTTTTGGCTATGATCGTGTGCATCATAATTACAAGTTTCTATATGGCCACAAAATTCACACTTTCGGTTCGAATTCTCGGACAACCATCGTGCAAGATCCCCCATCTTACGACCCCAAGCAGGCGATAGGGACGTTTGTGTATGGCACTCTAAATTGGGCAGCTCAGGCTCGTAGCAACTCTCTCGAATGGGTTATCCTTTCCTTTGACTTAGCCAACGAGAATTTTTGCCCATTGTCTCTGCCTGATATGGATAATAGTGAGGAGCGTTATGTTCCTGCCGTGGGTGCGTTGAGGGACAGGCTTTGTGTTTGTTTGAAGGAAAAGTATGGTCGTTGGATTTTCTGGGTGATGGAGGATTATGGAGTTCAAGAGTCTTGGACTAAGTTCATCACCATCTTTAGTAAGTCGCATCAATTAGATCGATCGTTTTATTCATTTAAAGCCATGTACATGACGGAAAATGATGACGTTCTG from Arachis ipaensis cultivar K30076 chromosome B09, Araip1.1, whole genome shotgun sequence includes these protein-coding regions:
- the LOC107616699 gene encoding F-box/kelch-repeat protein At3g23880, whose product is MRGNLLGTTDKRPKPLSPTKAPPILPSEVIEEILVRVPASTLVKLKIVCKSWNALISNPEFARDHLHWSRADPSTRPRLIYSFSDDRKIRFSNPSSPLNEDGFFEMDVVLDILGSCNGLICLRWITGYLRQSITIRLWNPCTRSASDWLKIESQPGDMYGFGYDRVHHNYKFLYGHKIHTFGSNSRTTIVQDPPSYDPKQAIGTFVYGTLNWAAQARSNSLEWVILSFDLANENFCPLSLPDMDNSEERYVPAVGALRDRLCVCLKEKYGRWIFWVMEDYGVQESWTKFITIFSKSHQLDRSFYSFKAMYMTENDDVLAVFFSPYHNLSFNLVSIKANDGRPWQRNLYEAGHQDCYVYHESLVSPSHLGLPSFHY